The following are encoded in a window of Danaus plexippus chromosome 22 unlocalized genomic scaffold, MEX_DaPlex mxdp_33, whole genome shotgun sequence genomic DNA:
- the LOC116773481 gene encoding uridine phosphorylase 1-like, translating into MDCDCDFLLPSRDSWEGHYGNCSSIWCKEHDEPAKNKDGTIRLRNRHLVALECDVLYHLGLDTKSNDLQTMFGDVKFVCMGGTKKRMKDFAEYIANVLQLPNEGLVNITKNSHRYAMYKVGPVLSVNHGMGVPSMTILLQEIIKMLFYAKAKDPIFFRIGTCGGLKIPAGSVVISSWALNGTMEKSYNLPIMGEVHKLPSFFDKRLNQELHFLASEETGFETFIAGTMAADDFYQGQARLDGPFCDYSEADKMSFLNQLFDIGVRNIEMEATAFAALTSQAGIRAADVCVTFLDRLKGDQVTSSKSKLVELQERPMVLVGKYISRYYVTKLK; encoded by the exons ATGGATTGCGACTGTGATTTTCTTTTGCCATCTAGAGACAGTTGGGAGGGACATTACGGGAACTGCTCGTCTATTTGGTGTAAGGAACACGACGAACCTGCAAA gaATAAAGATGGCACTATCAGACTGAGAAACAGACATCTCGTGGCACTTGAATGTGACGTGTTGTATCACCTCGGGCTTGATACCAAGAGCAATGATCTTCAAACCATGTTCGGGGATGTCAAG ttCGTTTGTATGGGTGGAACTAAAAAAAGAATGAAGGATTTCGCTGAATACATTGCCAATGTGCTCCAACTACCTAATGAGGGGCTggttaatattacaaagaatTCCCATAGATACGCCATGTATAAAGTTGGACCGGTGTTGTCGGTTaat CACGGCATGGGAGTTCCCTCTATGACAATACTTCTGcaggaaatcataaaaatgCTTTTCTACGCTAAAGCCAAAGACCCAATATTCTTCAGGATCGGTACTTGTGGTGGATTAAAGATACCAGCGGGATCTGTCGTCATATCCTCCTGGGCACTAAACGGGACCATGGAGAAGTCATATAACTTA CCGATCATGGGTGAAGTGCACAAACTGCCATCGTTTTTTGATAAGCGCCTTAACCAAGAATTGCACTTCCTTGCGTCCGAGGAGACGGGCTTCGAAACGTTCATAGCTGGTACTATGGCCGCTGATGACTTTTATCAAG GTCAAGCGCGACTGGATGGTCCTTTCTGTGACTACTCAGAGGCAGACAAGATGTCATTTCTGAATCAGTTGTTCGATATCGGGGTCAGGAACATTGAAATGGAGGCTACCGCCTTCGCTGCGTTGACTTCACAGGCTGGTATAAGAGCGGCCGATGTTTGCGTCACATTCCTCGACAGACTTAAAGGGGATCAG GTAACGTCAAGCAAGTCTAAGCTAGTCGAGCTTCAGGAAAGACCTATGGTGCTTGTCGGAAAATATATCTCCAGATATTATGTgacgaaattaaaatag